The nucleotide window AAAAAAGTATAATTAATTAGctgttggaaaaagaaataaactgcatatttgtttatataaatataagtgaaTCGTTTAATGTCAGGCTCAGATTGATATAGAATAGTTATCAggagacaatgaaaaaatataaacatttccccTTCTACTTAAAATCGCTTTGTGCCGAGATGGATTGGCCACTAGTTCTGCACCAGGAGGCCAAAAGGCTCGAGAGACCAGCAGAAAACCGTGTCGTTGGAGAGAACCAAGGAGCCAAGAACAGGAGGAAACAGACCAATGCTATGTTGGGAGATTGAGAGGAATTAATCACAGTGTGAACAAAATACATAACTAAAAGGGCATGAGAAAGCAACCGAATTCCTGCTTCCGAAGTTTCCAGGACTCGTGATAGCACTTCGAGCCATTTGGAAAGGATGCTAGAGCAGTGCCCCCTTTGGAAAGAGTGGTTCAAAAGTAATTTCCAGTGCAACAACTGTATTTTCAAGTATGGCTCTGGCACATGTACTTAGACAATGTAGAGAAAAAGCAGCAAAGAGGTCAAGTAAATAGGACATAAGAGAGATTTGGCATCTCTAGAATTCCCAGCCTCCATCTTCTTCATCACGAAGATTACAGTTAGGCTCAGTCCAGGTGGATACTGGGGGCACTGCCACTGGCCATTTGCCATAGGTCGGAGGCAGCAATGAAAGTATTGAATCCTGGGTTTGTTCTTTTATCTgttaaaaagagcaaaaaaaaaaaaactatttggtacAAATAGTTGTCAGAATATAGAAGAAATTCTGTCAGAAATAACAATGCAATTTTTTTGCCTGCACAATGATTTTACAAACTATTTAATGGCATTGACACCAAAACTGCTTCGATTCTGGTATTCTAATATGGGAGGAAGGAATGTGCCAGAGCGACACAGAAGCACGAGTTCCCAGGATAACTTGGGTCTCAACGGTTTCAAGACTCTCCTACttaagagaaattctattttggTCAGTAAGTGCTTAAAAAGGCACTAAATGTTATTTGAAGATACACATACATGACTGtaatttgtgtatatgtataggtGTGTGCCTTTTCCCCCCTGTAACTTCAATACCcagcaaaaactttttaataaacTTGAATGGTCAAGCCAAAGATTATTTAATAGCATTAACTTGTTCTTGCCCTTCTGCACTCATTGATTGTTTATGATGCCATCTCTACCAATAAACCAACTCACCTGTCTGAAAAAAGCATGAGAGAGCAAAGTGCTTGCTGACGgtctggaagagagaaaaaaaataattagtaaaaagGGATGAAGCTTTCAGTAAGACATGAATTCTGAGTATAAAAAACATCAATATTTAGAACTAAAGTTttctaggttaaaaaaaaatctttgggggGTGAGGGTAGGGGAAGCAAGTGGCTCagtgggattgagagccaggcctagagatgcaagtcctgagttcaaatccagctgtagacacttcctagctatgtgacctcgaGCATGTCACAACCTTCACTGCCcatttcttactgctcttctgctttggaaccaatacttgggattgattttaagataaaaggtaagagttaaaaaaaaattttttttaaatcactatatgatttcaagagaagaaaaatccACATTGGCACAAATACAGCTTTTTCTCCCTAAAGCTGGTCTGTAGCAAGCTCAGGAGCAGAGGCAGTCACAGCCTTCCTGGCCTCAGAGAATCACAGGGCCTGAGGGTAGAGTGCTGGAAGGGGCCTACGAGAtggttttcattttacagatgaggaaactgaggctcagaaaggcaaTGACCTGCCTGAATCTTCTTGCCTTTGAGGCCAAAATAGGGGAAAAAGCAGCCAAGTTAGTCACATATACAGAACACGGAGGGCCTGGGTATCTCCAGGATTCCTGCCCCCAATGCTGCTGGGCAGCACCAGGCATAAACTGCTGAATTTAGAGTAGGAAAAGCTAAGTTCAATCCCGCCTCAGACTCTTCCTCgctaggtgaccttggacaggtcctcCCAGGGCAGGCAGTGCcttgtgcacatacacacacgtgTGTGCACTTTGCACATACATGTTGCTGCTGGCCTGGGAGGTTTTCGACTTGTTGTGGGGGATGTCAATGGCGCTCACGGGCTTCTGCAAATACCATTCTGGTATCTGGGGGAGGTCAGGAAATGCATAAGAGGCTCCTCTAGGGGCCTGGGAGGGGAGGAGGTTCTGAATGAGGGCAATGACTGTGGAAGGGgatgaaaaatgggaattgtTCTGGGATTTTTAGGGCAAGGGGGCGAGAGCAGGAGCCTCGGGACGCGGGTGCCCGGGATCCTTCTCAGACACATGAGAGTGTGCAAGGGAGCCAGTCTGGGGAAAAAGTAGAGATTTGCTTTGAGACAAGGAGTGTGAGGATCCAGGGGGAGGTCTGGGCCAGAGACACAAATTGGGAGTCATTGCTGGAGGAGGTGGTAACTGAAACTGCAAAAGAGGAGAACAGAATAAAAAGCATAAAACAGAAGAGATTTGCCATTTGAAGAGGAAACCTACCCAAAGGGATGCCAGGGAGAGTCTGCTGCTACTATTCGGGTGCTTTCTAAATGTCCtattggagagagaagagaatctaCCTAATAAGAAAGGCGCCAACTTGAAGACTATCATGTGAAAGTCCTGCAATGACAAAAGTTCCTGCATTGCAGTAACTGACTAATAAAACTGGGAAAGGAGCCTGTAGCTGTGAAAACCGTCTTGCCTAGAGGAGAGGGTCCTCGGAACAATAACACGAGCATCCTGGTTTCCTTCGAAAGTATCAGCCCTCTAGGGGTAATGAGGCCGCACCAGGCTGACTAATGCCATCTTGGTGGCCATTCACCAAGGACCCAATGTTGACTCATCATTTAATGTGAGGATAACTTTGTCTTCAAGGGAGACCACAGCAGCCAAGGCAAACACAGACATGAGTCTATTTGGGAATTCTATTCCCATTGTAAATTAGTGGACTGGCATTCTCGTTTCAATAAATCATGAATTTCTCTGAGTGTGGCTCTTTCCTCCAGAGTCTAAtcatctcttcaaatatttgaagcttAGATCCTAGAGCTATGGAGACCCAGCAAGTTACCTCGGTGAAGCCCTGACATCAGCTGGAGGAATTCTCAGTATCTCCTGGGGTGTCAGGGATTCTTCCAGCCACGAAGGATGAGAGTGGGTGGGGAAGTGGAAGAATGAAACTGAAAGGAGATCTCTCCAAGGGCTTATtactttaatttccaaataacaTTAGATTTAAACATGAAACTCAGGgattaaaaaatgacaatgaaaagATATAGTCCACCACCCCCCCACCTGCCCTTCTGGAATTGTGATTAtgttagtaaaaaaaataaatgaataacaccaccatcatcattacaGAACACCTTGTATTCCTTCAAAACACTTTAACAAATTCTTCCCCCTTTATTACAAGTCACCTGGGGAAGGAAACTGGCAGGCAGActtaattatctccattttacaactgaggaaactgaggtgttaGTGAAGGGAAGTGATCGGCTTCAGGTCACATATAGCTGCTAAGTAGCAAAGCCTGAGCTTGAACTCGGGTTCTATGCCTCCTAGTCCAGTAGCTGGACAATGATTTGGTTTCAAAAGGTTTTGTGTCTATACTAGAATTCTGATTGCTTAGAtacaaaaatttatatttaattaaatcaaaaatTTGGTCTTCTCAGAATAAGGAATCTAAGCTCTTCTGAAAGGCAAGACTATCCAGATTTAGGTAAAACCAGGATCTTTTCTCTAACTTTTAGATGCAATCATTATTACCTTTTTTCAGGGTCTTGTTGCAAACATAATTCAACCAAACTTTGGAAAGCAGGAGAAAAAGTTTTTGAGGATGGAGTCTGCAGTCTGTCACTAGTCACAGTGTGTGTGAGGCTAGAAACCAGCACACTTTCTCCAATTCCAGAGTCTACACCAGAGCGAGAGTTTTTTGACCTGGATTCTGCTTGAAGGGATGCGTTTCTCTCTAATAGGCAGGAGGGAGAACCTTTCAGTTTTTGTAATAGCatctaggaaaaagaaaatattcacttgggtaaaattctttacaaataagCAGTTTCATTTCTGTGGAATTGCAGAATCAGCCTTAGgctatttttttgtttctcctcccttccttccttcattattcagctcccctctctctctttcttagacCACAGAAAATATCATCTGGCAAAATATCctgattttttcatgtttccaccTGTCAAtacattctctggaggtgaacattctcAAGTtactcttcaaatattaaatctgtagctgtatttaatgttctcttggctctactcatttcactcttcaatcTCTCTTGTAGttctaagtttttttaaaaaatctgatcatcatttcttatggtgtagtaatattccattacaatcatgtaccacaatttgtttagccatggCTCAATGGACAGATACCCCAAACTTGggctacttaaaaaaatatacgTAACAGAAATTATCTGGAGCAGAGGGCATCTCATGAAGAAAGAGTAGTTTTGAAAAGAGTTTAATAATGTTTACCTGTGTACGGTGCATGTCTTGGAAAGGTACATGCCCATTGGCTAATTCACATGCTGTAATGCCAACACTGTAAATATCTGACTTCACATTATAACCATACAGATCCTGTAGAACAAAAGGAACATGAAGTCAATAATTTAGGAATAACTAAATGTATTATctataagaaaaagtaaaaaaaaaagataaaacaaaaacacataaaaataaagcTTTGTTGAATCAGAGTATACTCAagtgataatataaaatattttaaggatatttcattaaaaaacaaaacaaaacaaacaaacaaacaaaaaaacagggggcagctgggtagcttagtggattaagagccaggcctagagatgggtcctaggttcaaatctggccccaggcacttcccagctgtgtgaccctgggcaagtcacttaaccctgtttgcctcagctttctcatctatcaaatgagccagggaaggaaatgacaaaatcactccagtatctttgctaaaaacaaacaaaaaaaacaaaacaaagtcataaagaatcagacaccaatgaaaatgattaaatgacaagatttaaaaacattattatataatacaactactttttaaaaaggaaaaatggcagCTGATCTAGTTTACAAGAGTATAATTTTCCTCTGTACAAACTAAGATATTAAAAGAAACATGGATAGTGAATGTGAAGTAGTTATTGCTGACCTGTCTTAGAAGTTCTGGGCTCAGCCATGGATGAACTGATGTACTGAACTGGGGAAAATCATACACAGCCTTGGATCTTTGACCGTGGTTAACCAAGCTGTAGAGACGGGACAGACCAGAAAGAGATACAAGGCCATCTCCAGAAATCAAGATGTGACTGGCTTTAATACTCCTAGAACAAATTGCATCaacattaaatataaagaaattgccACAGAGAATAAAAAGCAGTTACTAtatcttaaatataattttaaaagtacctCTTATTTGGATTCTAGTTTATATTTTTGCTAATTTATCCACAGTGATTATGTGGATAAAAGCTCCAATCAAAACTGATATTGTTAAATACTTAATTCTCCAGGAAATTACATATTAGTCAGTAAAAGTTACTT belongs to Monodelphis domestica isolate mMonDom1 chromosome 8, mMonDom1.pri, whole genome shotgun sequence and includes:
- the STRADB gene encoding STE20-related kinase adapter protein beta isoform X2; amino-acid sequence: MLFSMSLLDCFCTSRTQVESIRTEKQSETSIHQSLVDEPTFSWIPSSPGSRETPLCSSNVSHYELQVEIGKGFDNLTSVYLARHTPSGTLVTIKITDLENCSEEHLEALQKEVILSHFFRHPNITTYWTVFTTGSWLWVISPFMAYGSASQLLRTHFPEGMSETLIGNILFGAVRGLNYLHQNGCIHRSIKASHILISGDGLVSLSGLSRLYSLVNHGQRSKAVYDFPQFSTSVHPWLSPELLRQDLYGYNVKSDIYSVGITACELANGHVPFQDMHRTQMLLQKLKGSPSCLLERNASLQAESRSKNSRSGVDSGIGESVLVSSLTHTVTSDRLQTPSSKTFSPAFQSLVELCLQQDPEKRPSASTLLSHAFFRQIKEQTQDSILSLLPPTYGKWPVAVPPVSTWTEPNCNLRDEEDGGWEF
- the STRADB gene encoding STE20-related kinase adapter protein beta isoform X1; its protein translation is MLFSMSLLDCFCTSRTQVESIRTEKQSETSIHQSLVDEPTFSWIPSSPGSRETPLCSSNVSHYELQVEIGKGFDNLTSVYLARHTPSGTLVTIKITDLENCSEEHLEALQKEVILSHFFRHPNITTYWTVFTTGSWLWVISPFMAYGSASQLLRTHFPEGMSETLIGNILFGAVRGLNYLHQNGCIHRSIKASHILISGDGLVSLSGLSRLYSLVNHGQRSKAVYDFPQFSTSVHPWLSPELLRQDLYGYNVKSDIYSVGITACELANGHVPFQDMHRTQMLLQKLKGSPSCLLERNASLQAESRSKNSRSGVDSGIGESVLVSSLTHTVTSDRLQTPSSKTFSPAFQSLVELCLQQDPEKRTFRKHPNSSSRLSLASLWTVSKHFALSCFFQTDKRTNPGFNTFIAASDLWQMASGSAPSIHLD